A region from the Achromobacter seleniivolatilans genome encodes:
- a CDS encoding helix-turn-helix transcriptional regulator: MTTSPLSAATSQDGSPLRRQALGEFVRSARSRITPQMAGLPEGMRRRTPGLRREEVAQLCGISVTWYTWIEQGREVSVSPSVWSRIAGVLQLARAERAYLFDLADCADPQHARDDGGGTPGPLQECVNAINAPAYVLDRAWNVLAYNEPLRDLFDDWPTRDPEPNLLRYIFLDDAARELVVDWDQRARRVVAEFRADAGAHLDESGVLALLDSLSRQSPVFAHWWTRHAVVEREGGLREFQHPRDGKLAFQQITFRLATHPDLKLVMLLSGGQQTPV; this comes from the coding sequence ATGACTACTTCCCCCCTTAGTGCCGCCACCAGCCAAGACGGTTCGCCCTTGCGTCGTCAGGCCTTGGGCGAATTCGTGCGCAGCGCCCGTTCCCGCATCACGCCTCAAATGGCGGGTCTGCCCGAAGGCATGAGGCGTCGCACGCCCGGCTTGCGGCGTGAAGAAGTCGCGCAGCTTTGCGGCATCAGCGTTACTTGGTACACCTGGATCGAGCAGGGGCGCGAGGTCTCGGTATCGCCATCGGTCTGGTCGCGCATTGCGGGGGTGTTGCAACTGGCGCGCGCCGAGCGCGCCTATCTGTTTGACCTGGCCGACTGCGCCGATCCCCAGCACGCCCGGGACGACGGCGGCGGCACGCCGGGGCCTTTGCAGGAATGCGTCAATGCGATCAATGCGCCAGCTTACGTGCTGGACCGCGCGTGGAACGTGCTGGCGTACAACGAGCCGCTGCGCGATCTCTTTGATGACTGGCCCACGCGTGATCCGGAACCGAATTTGCTGCGCTACATCTTCCTGGACGATGCCGCCCGCGAGCTGGTGGTGGATTGGGACCAGCGCGCGCGCCGCGTGGTGGCGGAGTTTCGCGCCGACGCAGGCGCGCATCTGGACGAGTCCGGGGTGCTGGCATTGCTGGATAGCTTGAGCCGGCAAAGCCCGGTGTTTGCGCATTGGTGGACGCGCCACGCCGTGGTGGAGCGCGAAGGGGGGCTGCGGGAATTCCAGCACCCCCGTGACGGCAAGCTGGCCTTTCAGCAGATCACGTTCCGGTTGGCAACGCACCCGGACTTGAAGCTTGTGATGCTGTTGAGCGGCGGCCAGCAGACGCCGGTCTAG
- the mutY gene encoding A/G-specific adenine glycosylase — translation MDFAPRIVAWQRQHGRHDLPWQNTRDPYRIWLSEIMLQQTQVATVIPYYERFLQRFPDVAALGAADQEDVMPYWAGLGYYARARNLHRCAVEIMRDWNGRFPPTAEAITTLPGIGRSTAAAIAAFAYGERSPILDGNVKRVFTRHFGIAGDPSKREVEQRLWALAEAQVEAAPGLDMASYTQGLMDLGATLCTRGKPACDRCPMADSCIARRDGRQAELPTRKVRKAIPERETCMLVLQHEGSFLLQQRPEPGIWGGLWSLPEFDVADDPDSASRALGLEPEQRYELAAFAHTFTHYRLHIRPWLVPVRAVSLRESALPERWVPADKLESMALPAPVKKLLQGLVDAGMQNSLFTTSKT, via the coding sequence ATGGACTTCGCCCCTCGTATCGTCGCCTGGCAGCGCCAGCATGGCCGCCACGATCTCCCCTGGCAAAACACGCGCGACCCGTATCGGATCTGGTTGTCCGAGATCATGTTGCAGCAAACCCAAGTCGCCACCGTGATCCCGTATTACGAGCGCTTTCTTCAACGCTTTCCAGACGTGGCGGCGCTTGGCGCAGCTGACCAGGAAGACGTGATGCCGTATTGGGCCGGACTGGGTTATTACGCCCGCGCCCGCAACCTGCATCGTTGCGCAGTGGAAATCATGCGCGACTGGAACGGCCGCTTCCCGCCAACCGCCGAAGCCATCACCACCCTGCCCGGCATCGGCCGGTCGACCGCCGCCGCCATTGCGGCGTTCGCCTATGGCGAGCGCTCACCCATTCTGGACGGCAACGTCAAACGCGTATTCACGCGGCACTTTGGCATTGCTGGCGATCCGTCCAAACGCGAAGTCGAGCAGCGTTTGTGGGCGTTGGCGGAAGCGCAGGTCGAGGCCGCGCCCGGTCTGGACATGGCGTCCTACACGCAAGGGTTGATGGACCTGGGCGCCACGCTGTGCACACGCGGAAAACCCGCCTGCGACAGGTGTCCCATGGCTGACAGTTGTATCGCCCGCCGTGACGGCCGTCAGGCAGAACTGCCGACGCGCAAAGTGCGCAAGGCCATTCCGGAACGCGAAACCTGTATGTTGGTGCTGCAACACGAAGGATCTTTTCTGTTGCAGCAACGGCCTGAACCCGGCATCTGGGGCGGGCTGTGGAGCCTGCCGGAATTTGACGTGGCGGATGATCCTGACAGCGCGTCGCGCGCGTTGGGCCTGGAGCCCGAGCAGCGTTATGAACTGGCTGCCTTCGCCCATACCTTCACGCACTACCGGCTGCATATCCGCCCATGGCTTGTACCCGTGCGCGCAGTCAGCCTGCGTGAATCGGCGCTGCCTGAACGTTGGGTGCCAGCGGACAAGCTGGAATCGATGGCGCTGCCCGCGCCCGTCAAGAAGCTGCTGCAAGGGCTGGTGGACGCCGGCATGCAGAACAGTCTGTTCACCACGAGCAAAACCTGA
- a CDS encoding class I SAM-dependent methyltransferase, which produces MTASTHDAAVDRQFSPRATAYLTSAVHAQGEDLLQMAGIARQHPDARVLDLGCGGGHVSFHVAPEVKHVTAYDLSQQMLDVVAGEAAKRGLANLATCQGKAEYLPFADGEFDLVMSRYSTHHWQDAGRGLREAFRVLKPGGIAVFADVVSPGEPLLDTWLQTIEVLRDTSHVRDYSVAEWTRMLTEAGFTLQGLVPRRLPLEFQTWVTRMRTPDTLVAGLRHMFGIAPDVVRAHFDVQEDSSFTSDTATIVVKKPG; this is translated from the coding sequence ATGACCGCCAGCACCCATGACGCCGCTGTGGACCGCCAGTTCAGCCCTCGCGCCACCGCCTACCTGACCAGCGCCGTTCACGCCCAAGGCGAAGACCTGCTGCAAATGGCCGGCATCGCCCGCCAGCATCCTGACGCACGCGTACTGGACCTGGGCTGTGGCGGCGGTCACGTGAGCTTTCACGTGGCGCCCGAGGTCAAGCACGTCACCGCCTACGATCTGTCGCAACAGATGCTGGACGTGGTGGCAGGCGAAGCCGCCAAGCGCGGCTTGGCGAACCTGGCGACCTGTCAGGGCAAGGCTGAATACCTGCCCTTCGCTGACGGCGAGTTTGATCTGGTGATGTCGCGTTATTCCACGCACCACTGGCAGGACGCCGGACGCGGCCTGCGCGAAGCCTTCCGCGTGCTCAAGCCGGGCGGCATTGCGGTATTCGCCGATGTGGTGTCGCCGGGCGAACCGTTGCTGGACACCTGGTTGCAAACCATTGAAGTGCTGCGCGACACCTCGCACGTGCGCGACTATTCCGTGGCCGAGTGGACTCGCATGCTGACCGAAGCCGGTTTCACGCTGCAAGGCCTGGTCCCGCGCCGCCTGCCGCTGGAATTCCAGACCTGGGTCACTCGCATGCGCACGCCCGACACGCTGGTGGCCGGGCTGCGCCACATGTTCGGCATCGCGCCGGACGTGGTGCGCGCGCATTTCGACGTACAAGAAGACAGCTCCTTCACCAGCGACACGGCAACGATCGTGGTGAAGAAGCCCGGCTGA
- the glpK gene encoding glycerol kinase GlpK, whose product MTTNEFVLALDQGTTSSRAIVFDRAGVVRGVGQREFRQHYPRPGWVEHDASEIWHSQLDVAREALRNAAATAADVAAIGITNQRETTLIWERATGRPLARAIVWQDRRTAPMCDQLRQDGHADFLQSRTGLVLDAYFSGTKLAWLLDHVPGARQMADRGELAFGTVDTWLIWQLTGGAVHSTDPSNASRTMLFDLHTQGWNDEILDLLKIPRSVLPQIAPSSAVVGTALPEWLGGSIPIAGVAGDQQAATFGQACFTPGMAKNTYGTGCFMLMNVGDKPVQSQNHLLSTVGWGLPQTSGGSWQPTYMLEGGVFVAGAAVQWLRDGLGIIQRSEEIESLAASVSDTDDVFMVPAFAGLGAPHWDPYARGTLVGLTRGTTRAHIARATLEAIALQSAELLTCMNGDSGIALTELRVDGGAARNDLLMQMQADLLGVPVVRPRVSESTALGAAGLAGLAVGFWSGLDEFASKWQAERTFEPTWPESVRTARMKRWRQAVELSKGWAAGAPK is encoded by the coding sequence GTGACGACGAATGAATTTGTCCTAGCCCTGGACCAGGGCACGACCAGCTCCCGAGCCATCGTATTTGATCGTGCGGGCGTAGTGCGCGGCGTTGGTCAACGAGAATTCCGCCAGCACTATCCGCGCCCGGGCTGGGTGGAGCACGATGCCAGCGAAATCTGGCACAGCCAATTGGACGTGGCGCGTGAAGCCCTGCGCAACGCCGCGGCTACCGCCGCCGACGTAGCAGCTATCGGCATCACCAATCAGCGCGAGACCACGCTGATCTGGGAACGCGCCACTGGCCGCCCGCTGGCGCGCGCCATCGTCTGGCAAGACCGCCGTACCGCCCCTATGTGCGATCAGCTGCGGCAAGACGGTCACGCCGACTTTCTGCAATCGCGAACCGGCCTGGTGCTGGACGCCTATTTTTCAGGCACAAAGCTGGCCTGGCTGCTGGATCACGTACCCGGCGCGCGCCAGATGGCCGATCGCGGCGAACTGGCTTTCGGCACCGTAGATACCTGGCTGATCTGGCAACTGACTGGCGGCGCCGTACACAGCACGGACCCCAGCAATGCGTCACGCACGATGCTGTTTGACCTGCACACTCAGGGCTGGAACGACGAGATCCTGGATCTGCTGAAGATTCCCCGCAGCGTGTTGCCGCAGATCGCCCCCAGCAGCGCGGTGGTGGGCACCGCACTGCCCGAATGGCTGGGCGGCTCCATCCCGATCGCAGGCGTGGCGGGCGACCAGCAGGCAGCCACGTTCGGCCAGGCGTGTTTCACGCCCGGCATGGCAAAGAACACCTACGGCACCGGCTGCTTCATGCTGATGAACGTGGGCGACAAGCCTGTGCAATCGCAGAATCATCTGCTGTCCACCGTTGGCTGGGGCCTGCCCCAAACCAGCGGCGGCAGCTGGCAGCCCACGTATATGCTGGAAGGCGGCGTCTTCGTGGCCGGCGCGGCCGTCCAATGGCTGCGTGACGGCCTGGGCATCATCCAGCGCTCAGAAGAGATCGAATCCCTGGCTGCCAGCGTTTCCGACACGGACGACGTCTTCATGGTCCCCGCTTTTGCGGGCCTGGGCGCGCCGCACTGGGACCCCTATGCTCGCGGCACACTGGTGGGCCTGACGCGCGGCACCACCCGCGCCCACATCGCGCGCGCCACCCTGGAAGCCATTGCCCTGCAAAGCGCCGAACTGCTGACGTGCATGAACGGCGACAGCGGCATCGCTTTGACCGAGCTGCGTGTCGATGGCGGCGCGGCCCGCAATGACCTGCTGATGCAAATGCAGGCCGACCTGCTCGGCGTGCCGGTGGTACGCCCCCGCGTGTCTGAATCGACGGCGCTGGGCGCCGCGGGTCTGGCCGGGCTGGCCGTCGGGTTCTGGTCAGGCCTGGACGAGTTTGCGTCCAAATGGCAGGCGGAACGCACATTTGAGCCGACCTGGCCGGAATCCGTGCGAACCGCCCGGATGAAACGGTGGCGGCAGGCAGTGGAATTGTCGAAGGGCTGGGCGGCAGGCGCGCCGAAGTAG
- a CDS encoding mannitol dehydrogenase family protein yields MELVAAPPPHPAARLHPARLDALAQGVARPAYVRGALRAGIVHLGLGAFARAHLAAVNEAALHAGADRGWGICGVSLRQTDTRDALAPQDGLYTLALRSANAAGQAEQQAAVIGCLLETLVAPEDPQAVLDRIANADTRIVSVTVTEKGYCHDPATGQLNLGHPDIVHDLSQPAAPRSTIGFLVWGLQRRRAAGLGPVTLLSLDNLPSNGHLLRGMVLAFAGQVDGGLAAWIASSCAFPCSMVDRIVPRTTDEDRSCVEAAIGLRDAWPVLAEPYLEWVIEDQFAAGRPDWTVGGARFVDQAAPFETLKLRMVNGAHSALAYLSVMAGWSTVDQAVSQPALRRYLAELMRDEIVPTLPALPGLDLAQYQARLLQRYANPALKHQTRQIAMDGSQKMPQRLLDTVRARLAADQPIPGLALAVAGWLHFLRGVDQAGRRYDIQDPMADTLARQYLLAEQAAAQADEQAKEQAGEQAGEQAGKGPAAMLAWATSLTGLASVFGDLGQDPRFVRAVAQAAQSLRSQGVAGALAALAPSKVG; encoded by the coding sequence ATGGAATTGGTAGCCGCGCCGCCGCCGCATCCCGCCGCACGGCTGCACCCCGCCCGCCTGGACGCGCTGGCGCAGGGCGTTGCACGTCCCGCATACGTGCGCGGCGCACTGCGCGCGGGCATTGTGCATCTGGGCTTGGGCGCGTTTGCACGCGCTCATCTGGCGGCAGTGAATGAAGCCGCGCTGCATGCGGGCGCGGATCGGGGCTGGGGCATCTGCGGTGTGTCGCTGCGCCAGACCGATACGCGTGACGCGTTGGCGCCGCAAGACGGCTTGTATACCTTGGCGCTGAGAAGCGCCAACGCAGCCGGTCAAGCGGAACAGCAGGCGGCGGTGATTGGCTGCCTGCTGGAAACGCTGGTCGCGCCCGAGGACCCGCAGGCCGTGCTTGACCGCATCGCAAATGCGGATACGCGCATCGTCAGCGTTACCGTCACAGAGAAAGGTTATTGCCATGATCCGGCCACCGGGCAGTTGAACCTGGGGCATCCAGATATCGTGCATGACCTGTCGCAACCGGCCGCACCCCGCAGCACCATCGGTTTTCTGGTGTGGGGGCTGCAACGGCGGCGGGCGGCGGGGCTGGGTCCCGTCACGCTGTTGTCGCTCGACAATCTGCCCAGCAATGGTCATCTGCTGCGGGGCATGGTGTTGGCCTTCGCTGGGCAAGTCGATGGGGGGCTGGCGGCGTGGATCGCCTCGTCATGCGCCTTTCCTTGTTCGATGGTGGACCGGATCGTTCCGCGCACAACAGACGAAGACCGGAGTTGTGTTGAAGCGGCCATCGGTTTGCGAGACGCTTGGCCCGTGTTGGCAGAACCCTATCTGGAATGGGTGATTGAAGATCAGTTCGCCGCCGGCCGCCCTGACTGGACGGTGGGGGGCGCCCGATTCGTGGACCAGGCCGCACCCTTTGAAACGCTGAAGCTGCGCATGGTCAATGGCGCGCATTCCGCGCTGGCCTATTTGTCGGTCATGGCGGGCTGGAGCACCGTGGATCAGGCGGTGTCGCAGCCTGCGTTAAGACGCTATCTGGCCGAGTTGATGCGCGACGAGATTGTGCCGACCTTGCCCGCTTTGCCTGGGTTGGACCTTGCGCAATACCAAGCGCGGCTGTTGCAGCGTTATGCCAATCCGGCGCTAAAGCACCAGACCCGGCAGATCGCGATGGATGGTTCGCAGAAGATGCCGCAACGACTGTTGGATACGGTGCGGGCGCGTTTGGCCGCGGATCAGCCGATTCCTGGATTGGCGTTGGCTGTTGCGGGCTGGCTGCATTTCTTGCGTGGTGTGGATCAAGCCGGCCGCCGCTACGACATCCAGGACCCGATGGCCGATACGCTGGCGCGCCAGTACCTCTTGGCAGAGCAGGCAGCGGCGCAGGCGGACGAGCAAGCCAAAGAGCAGGCAGGAGAACAGGCAGGAGAACAGGCGGGCAAGGGACCGGCGGCCATGCTGGCCTGGGCCACATCGCTGACCGGGCTGGCTTCCGTCTTCGGCGATCTGGGCCAGGACCCGCGTTTTGTGCGGGCCGTGGCGCAGGCGGCGCAATCTCTGCGCAGCCAGGGAGTGGCCGGCGCATTGGCCGCGCTGGCCCCGTCGAAAGTGGGCTGA
- a CDS encoding indolepyruvate ferredoxin oxidoreductase family protein, which produces MNAPLSPAIRAALESVQLDDKYTLDSGRAWMSGIHALVRLPMMQRVRDARAGLNTAGFVSGYRGSPLGGVDQNMWKAAKHLKAHHVEFQPGINEDLAATAVWGSQQVNLFPGAKYDGVFGMWYGKGPGVDRCGDVFKHANAAGTARHGGVLVVAGDDHPAKSSTLPHQSDHILKACMIPALFPSSVQEVLDFGLHGWAMSRYAGVWVGMKCITDIVEVSASVDVDPHRVQILLPEDFVLPADGLNIRLPDTPLQQEARLLDYKLYAALAYVRANKLNRELWHVPQRDARFGIMTSGKAYLDTRQALSDLGLSEAVCQRIGLRLFKVGMVWPLESTGMQHFAEGLDEILVVEEKRQVLEYQLKEELFSWIGSGKKIPRVAGKFDDKDGGEWSVPQGNWLLPAHYEFSPAIVARAIAARLLRFELPEDVRAGIESHLAFIREREQALARPRIVEDRKPWFCSGCPHNTSTRLPEGSRGMAGIGCHYMVTWMGRNTQVYTQMGGEGVPWVGQAPFTEEKHVFANLGDGTYFHSGLLAIRAAVAAKVPITYKILFNDAVAMTGGQPVDGPISVPMISRQMAAEGIEKIVVVTDDPDKYKFVTDLAPGVPVKHRDELDAVMRELREYPAASVLIYDQTCATEKRRRRKRNAYPDPARRVIINERVCEGCGDCSQKSHCLSVEPLETELGRKRTINQSSCNKDFSCLKGFCPSFVTVEGGKLRKPQALSHTGVIDEGVPHPRVPGLDQSYGVFIAGVGGTGVVTIGQLLGMAAHLEGKGCSVLDMAGLAQKGGAVYSHVVLAATPDHLMNTRVAMGEADLLLAGDLVVATSADAMARLRPGRTRALLNTDTAPTAAFVSNPDWTLPGANLTADLQAACGKDNLNTVDASAIAVGLLGDAIYSNPLMMGYAYQKGWIPLSQDALLRAIELNGQQVPNNLAAFAWGRRAAHDMADVARLLANGGVPLAPREDIIEIKRPRTASPVTELKKPAGELAQIVAVRKAFLAQYQDAAYAKQYTDLVDKVAHAEHETTGTHRLAIAVARYYFKLMAYKDEYEVARLYSDGEFVKRVGAQFEGDWKLQFHLAPPLFARRDKDGHLIKRSYGQGMLRVFRLLAKCRRVRGTRLDLFGYTAERRAERALIQEYRETLTAILSKLNRGNLDRAVALASVPEEIRGYGHVKAAAMERAAVRREELLKEFTARVVAIGVRAA; this is translated from the coding sequence ATGAATGCCCCCCTCTCGCCCGCCATTCGCGCGGCGCTTGAATCCGTCCAGCTGGACGACAAATACACCTTGGATTCTGGCCGCGCCTGGATGAGCGGTATCCACGCCCTGGTCCGCCTGCCCATGATGCAGCGTGTGCGGGATGCGCGGGCAGGGCTGAATACGGCGGGATTTGTGTCCGGCTATCGCGGTTCGCCGTTGGGCGGCGTGGACCAGAACATGTGGAAAGCGGCCAAGCACCTGAAGGCCCATCACGTTGAGTTCCAGCCGGGTATCAACGAAGATCTGGCGGCCACGGCGGTGTGGGGTTCGCAGCAGGTCAATCTGTTTCCGGGGGCCAAGTACGACGGCGTCTTTGGCATGTGGTACGGCAAAGGCCCCGGCGTAGACCGTTGCGGCGACGTGTTCAAGCATGCCAATGCGGCGGGCACGGCGCGCCATGGCGGCGTGCTGGTCGTGGCGGGTGATGATCACCCGGCCAAATCGTCGACGTTGCCGCATCAGAGCGACCATATTCTGAAGGCCTGTATGATCCCGGCGCTGTTTCCGTCCAGCGTCCAGGAAGTGCTGGACTTCGGCCTGCATGGCTGGGCGATGAGCCGCTATGCCGGCGTGTGGGTCGGCATGAAATGTATTACCGATATCGTCGAGGTCTCGGCGTCGGTGGACGTGGACCCGCACCGCGTGCAGATCCTGTTGCCCGAAGACTTCGTGCTGCCCGCCGATGGCCTGAACATCCGCTTGCCGGACACGCCGCTGCAACAAGAGGCGCGCCTGTTGGACTACAAGCTTTACGCCGCGTTGGCCTATGTGCGCGCCAACAAGCTGAATCGTGAGCTGTGGCATGTGCCGCAGCGCGATGCGCGCTTCGGCATCATGACGTCCGGCAAGGCCTATCTGGATACGCGCCAGGCGCTGTCAGACCTGGGCCTGTCCGAAGCCGTCTGCCAGCGCATCGGGCTGCGCTTGTTCAAAGTGGGCATGGTCTGGCCGCTTGAGTCCACCGGCATGCAGCACTTTGCCGAAGGGCTGGACGAAATTCTGGTGGTCGAGGAAAAGCGCCAGGTACTGGAATACCAGCTAAAGGAAGAGCTGTTCAGCTGGATCGGCAGCGGCAAGAAGATTCCGCGCGTGGCCGGAAAGTTCGACGACAAGGACGGCGGTGAATGGTCGGTGCCGCAAGGCAATTGGCTGCTGCCGGCGCATTACGAGTTTTCGCCCGCGATCGTGGCGCGAGCAATCGCGGCGCGGCTGCTGCGATTTGAACTGCCCGAAGATGTGCGCGCCGGCATCGAATCCCATCTGGCGTTCATACGCGAGCGCGAACAGGCGCTGGCGCGTCCGCGCATCGTCGAAGACCGCAAGCCCTGGTTCTGTTCGGGTTGTCCGCACAATACCTCTACGCGTTTGCCTGAAGGCTCGCGCGGCATGGCGGGCATCGGCTGCCACTATATGGTGACGTGGATGGGCCGCAATACGCAGGTCTACACGCAGATGGGCGGCGAAGGCGTGCCGTGGGTGGGCCAGGCGCCGTTCACGGAAGAGAAACACGTTTTCGCCAATCTGGGGGACGGCACCTATTTCCATTCGGGTCTGCTGGCAATCCGCGCCGCAGTCGCGGCCAAGGTGCCAATCACTTACAAGATCCTGTTCAATGACGCCGTCGCGATGACGGGCGGACAACCGGTGGACGGTCCCATCAGCGTGCCAATGATCAGCCGGCAGATGGCTGCCGAAGGCATCGAGAAAATTGTTGTGGTCACTGACGACCCCGATAAGTACAAGTTCGTCACCGACCTTGCGCCGGGCGTGCCGGTCAAGCATCGCGACGAGCTGGATGCCGTGATGCGCGAATTGCGCGAGTATCCGGCCGCGTCGGTGCTGATCTACGATCAGACCTGCGCTACCGAGAAGCGCCGCCGCCGCAAGCGCAATGCGTATCCCGATCCCGCGCGCCGCGTCATCATCAATGAGCGCGTGTGCGAAGGCTGCGGTGATTGTTCGCAGAAATCGCATTGCCTGTCGGTGGAACCCTTGGAGACGGAACTCGGCCGCAAACGCACGATCAACCAATCCAGCTGCAACAAGGATTTTTCCTGTCTGAAGGGCTTTTGCCCCAGCTTTGTGACGGTGGAAGGCGGCAAGCTGAGAAAGCCGCAAGCGTTGTCGCATACGGGTGTCATCGACGAAGGCGTGCCGCATCCGCGTGTGCCGGGCCTGGATCAGTCCTACGGAGTTTTCATCGCGGGTGTGGGCGGAACCGGTGTCGTCACCATCGGCCAGTTGTTGGGGATGGCAGCGCACCTGGAGGGCAAGGGCTGTTCGGTGCTGGACATGGCGGGTCTGGCCCAAAAGGGCGGCGCCGTGTATTCGCACGTGGTGCTTGCGGCCACGCCAGACCACCTGATGAATACGCGGGTCGCCATGGGCGAGGCCGATCTGCTGCTGGCAGGCGATTTGGTTGTGGCGACCAGCGCCGACGCCATGGCTCGCTTGCGCCCAGGGCGCACGCGCGCGCTGTTGAATACCGACACCGCACCCACCGCAGCCTTCGTCAGCAATCCTGATTGGACACTGCCGGGCGCCAATCTGACGGCGGACCTGCAAGCTGCATGCGGCAAAGATAATCTGAATACGGTCGATGCGTCAGCGATCGCTGTCGGCTTGCTGGGCGACGCCATCTATTCCAATCCGCTGATGATGGGTTATGCCTACCAGAAAGGCTGGATTCCTTTGTCGCAAGACGCGCTGTTGCGCGCCATCGAGTTGAATGGCCAGCAAGTGCCAAACAATCTGGCGGCTTTTGCCTGGGGCCGGCGCGCCGCGCACGATATGGCCGATGTGGCGCGTTTGCTTGCGAATGGCGGCGTGCCGCTGGCGCCGCGTGAAGACATCATCGAGATCAAACGCCCGCGTACGGCCAGCCCCGTGACGGAATTGAAAAAGCCCGCAGGTGAATTGGCGCAGATCGTCGCGGTGCGCAAGGCATTCCTTGCGCAGTACCAAGACGCGGCCTACGCCAAGCAGTACACCGATCTGGTGGATAAGGTGGCCCATGCCGAACACGAGACGACGGGCACCCATCGGTTGGCGATAGCCGTGGCGCGCTATTACTTCAAGCTGATGGCCTACAAAGATGAATACGAAGTTGCGCGCTTGTATTCGGATGGCGAGTTCGTCAAGCGCGTCGGCGCTCAGTTCGAAGGCGACTGGAAACTGCAATTTCATCTGGCGCCGCCGCTGTTCGCGCGGCGAGACAAAGACGGGCATTTGATCAAGCGCAGCTACGGGCAAGGGATGCTGAGGGTGTTCCGTCTGCTGGCGAAATGCCGCCGGGTGCGCGGGACCAGGCTGGATCTGTTTGGATACACCGCAGAGCGCCGTGCGGAACGCGCGTTGATACAGGAGTACCGGGAAACGCTGACCGCAATTCTGTCAAAGCTGAACCGTGGCAATCTGGATCGTGCCGTGGCGCTGGCGAGTGTGCCGGAGGAGATCCGGGGTTATGGACACGTGAAGGCAGCGGCGATGGAACGTGCGGCTGTACGGCGCGAAGAGCTGTTGAAGGAGTTCACGGCCCGGGTCGTGGCGATTGGAGTCAGGGCGGCGTGA
- the manD gene encoding D-mannonate dehydratase ManD, translating to MKITNARVIVCSPGRNFVTLKIETDQGLTGIGDATLNGRELAVAAYLTEHVIPCLIGRDAHQIEDIWQYLYKGAYWRRGPVTMTAIAAVDTALWDLKAKAAGLPLYQLLGGKSRSGVMVYGHANGSDIEHTVDEVLRYADMGYRAIRAQSGVPGLDKVYGVGRGNLFYEPADADLPSEHDWSTEKYLRHAPKLFERIREKLGFDHHLLHDVHHRLTPIEAGRLGKSLEPYNLFWMEDATPAENQDAFRLIRQHTTTPLAVGEIFNSIWDCKDLVQNQLIDYIRTTVVHAGGITHLRRIADLASLYQVRTGCHGATDLSPVCMGAALHFDLWVPNFGIQEYMRHTDETDAVFPHSYTFDQGMLYPGDVPGHGVDIDEKLAAKYPYKRAYLPVNRLQQDGTLWNW from the coding sequence ATGAAAATTACGAACGCACGCGTGATTGTTTGTTCGCCGGGCCGCAACTTTGTGACCCTGAAGATCGAAACCGACCAGGGCCTGACCGGTATTGGCGACGCCACGTTGAACGGGCGCGAACTGGCCGTGGCGGCCTATCTGACCGAACATGTCATTCCCTGCCTGATCGGGCGCGACGCGCATCAGATCGAAGACATCTGGCAGTACCTGTACAAAGGCGCCTACTGGCGGCGCGGGCCGGTCACCATGACCGCGATCGCCGCGGTGGATACAGCGCTGTGGGATTTGAAGGCCAAGGCGGCCGGGCTGCCGCTGTACCAGCTGCTGGGCGGCAAGAGCCGTAGCGGCGTGATGGTCTATGGTCACGCCAATGGATCGGACATCGAGCACACGGTGGACGAAGTGCTGCGCTATGCAGACATGGGCTATCGCGCCATTCGTGCGCAAAGCGGCGTGCCCGGACTGGACAAGGTCTATGGCGTGGGCCGGGGCAATTTGTTCTATGAACCCGCGGATGCCGATCTGCCCAGCGAGCACGACTGGTCCACCGAGAAGTACTTGCGCCATGCGCCCAAACTGTTTGAGCGCATCCGTGAAAAGCTGGGTTTTGATCACCATCTGCTGCATGACGTACACCATCGATTGACGCCCATCGAGGCCGGCCGGCTGGGCAAGTCGCTGGAGCCCTACAACCTGTTCTGGATGGAAGACGCCACGCCTGCTGAAAACCAGGACGCCTTCCGTTTGATCCGTCAGCACACCACCACGCCTTTGGCCGTAGGTGAAATCTTCAATTCCATTTGGGATTGCAAGGACCTGGTCCAGAACCAGCTGATTGATTACATCCGCACAACCGTCGTCCACGCAGGCGGCATCACGCATTTGCGCCGCATCGCCGATCTGGCCTCGTTGTATCAGGTGCGTACCGGATGCCATGGCGCGACCGATCTGTCACCGGTCTGCATGGGGGCCGCGCTGCATTTTGACTTGTGGGTGCCCAATTTTGGCATTCAGGAATACATGCGCCACACGGATGAGACCGATGCCGTCTTCCCGCATTCGTACACGTTTGATCAGGGCATGCTGTATCCGGGCGATGTGCCCGGTCACGGGGTGGATATCGACGAAAAGCTGGCGGCCAAGTATCCGTACAAGCGCGCCTATTTGCCGGTGAACCGCTTGCAACAGGACGGCACGTTATGGAATTGGTAG